The following are encoded in a window of Rubellicoccus peritrichatus genomic DNA:
- a CDS encoding carbohydrate binding domain-containing protein, which produces MFIIFGTSLVSGTSIELEDRMIVTSPGNGTNVYKSQLPLLEGGKRYHVEALVMRDVSSSLGGLKVSLIAQNPQNTLAITLPVASTGQWSKLITSFQAPADLKTSVISAYIVSSSKGSTTKVKELDIGEHLLVKGKGLSNFSYERKTLYLQPQTTYTFSCDMKRGVNSSVNGGSVAIFHRNGSVWTNLLETTTPLDGQWHSIEATFTTPQVNSGEYYLYIYNKYAAVNSVVELRRDRFDQHVEVVGTGGFEYKSFNLDLKLNRKYDISYDFMRSIDSGNDGSVKLFNRHNGSLTLLSSNTVSKDGTFYPVADSFDTLNVMDQSLLYVYNKYASVGSKTVLRNPVVTNGFDRAFTNIETSHFEHNDAEVLIDSLFTPDVNPVAHGPDFNNERDIYGYKPRFMPGEVYFDRENRPWIRTTYLKVSGTTTIRDNTLPSYIQTLDNDGRWVVYKIEQILRDNGFNNVNDGDVVKSQWSPHTRIISDKAGNTYTLVVAKGKSYLLYLANDSETWKAYALPNDSYAATSILEPTDTYSETASAPLIIRYYGGTFFFIEIDAAGNLTQSNIVDFGIGHSEEPSLNPQHSGAGPATVVTDDYVYVAYCTLESPNGIDDGTPQYFRSYNRTSGQMSNSVFLGFGDNPYTETPDNHNGPSLIVDDAGKLILLSGAHQDELFTYTTNAPVLGFDQNGVDPSLTNSWGSAVSIYDKYQWDAGLTYLGFLKDQVGQDGWCLATRDLSRRDGTMRRTLAIIQNGVELGDIVVPDWSRYSIFYHRLTQDKLGRLFLSYFSFTSQMEGADRDAYINKWPETYDATTDTLSLCKHDPVILVSDDFGLTWRFAKTEDFLNGMHNEIHTLQ; this is translated from the coding sequence TTGTTCATAATTTTCGGTACCTCACTCGTTTCAGGTACTTCCATTGAGCTTGAAGATCGAATGATTGTTACCTCACCAGGTAATGGAACAAACGTCTATAAGTCGCAATTACCGCTTTTGGAAGGAGGTAAACGCTATCATGTCGAAGCTTTGGTAATGCGCGATGTATCCTCCAGTCTAGGTGGATTAAAGGTAAGCTTAATTGCACAAAACCCTCAAAACACCTTGGCTATCACACTGCCGGTTGCGTCTACCGGACAGTGGTCGAAGCTCATCACTTCTTTTCAAGCTCCAGCTGATTTGAAGACATCGGTAATCTCCGCTTACATTGTTTCGTCTTCAAAAGGTTCTACTACAAAAGTTAAAGAGCTAGATATCGGAGAGCATTTGCTCGTCAAGGGTAAGGGGCTAAGCAACTTTTCATATGAGCGAAAGACGTTGTATTTGCAGCCCCAAACGACCTATACATTTTCGTGCGACATGAAGCGGGGAGTAAATTCCAGCGTTAATGGTGGATCTGTCGCGATATTTCATCGAAACGGATCCGTGTGGACCAATCTACTTGAAACAACGACTCCTTTAGATGGGCAGTGGCACTCAATAGAAGCCACATTTACAACGCCTCAGGTCAATAGTGGCGAGTACTACTTATACATTTATAACAAGTATGCTGCTGTCAATTCAGTAGTAGAACTACGCCGTGATCGCTTCGATCAGCATGTTGAAGTCGTCGGGACCGGTGGTTTTGAATACAAGTCTTTCAATTTAGATCTAAAACTTAACCGAAAATATGACATCTCCTACGATTTCATGAGGAGCATCGACTCAGGAAATGATGGCTCAGTTAAGCTCTTCAATCGACACAACGGTTCACTCACGCTGTTGTCTTCGAATACAGTTTCCAAAGATGGCACCTTTTATCCCGTTGCAGACAGTTTTGATACGCTCAACGTCATGGACCAATCACTGCTCTACGTTTACAACAAGTATGCAAGTGTTGGCAGTAAGACAGTGCTACGAAATCCGGTAGTGACAAACGGCTTTGATCGCGCTTTCACTAATATTGAAACCTCTCACTTTGAACACAACGACGCTGAGGTCCTTATCGACAGCTTATTCACGCCAGACGTGAATCCAGTAGCTCACGGGCCCGACTTCAATAATGAGCGAGACATTTATGGGTATAAACCAAGGTTCATGCCAGGAGAAGTTTATTTTGACCGTGAAAATCGTCCCTGGATTCGAACGACGTATTTGAAAGTATCAGGAACCACAACGATTCGCGACAACACCCTTCCCAGCTACATACAGACACTGGATAATGACGGTAGATGGGTAGTATACAAAATCGAACAGATCCTTCGTGATAATGGATTTAACAACGTAAACGATGGAGACGTAGTCAAGTCGCAGTGGTCACCCCATACTCGTATCATTTCAGACAAAGCGGGCAATACTTACACACTGGTCGTCGCCAAAGGCAAAAGCTATCTACTATATCTGGCCAATGACTCGGAAACGTGGAAGGCTTACGCCCTACCGAATGATAGTTACGCCGCAACAAGCATATTAGAACCCACAGATACCTATTCGGAGACGGCATCAGCACCCTTAATAATTCGGTATTATGGAGGCACATTTTTCTTTATTGAAATTGATGCTGCAGGTAACTTAACCCAATCAAACATCGTCGATTTTGGAATCGGACACTCAGAGGAACCGTCCCTCAATCCTCAGCATTCAGGCGCCGGCCCAGCGACGGTCGTAACGGATGATTACGTCTATGTCGCCTACTGCACGCTCGAAAGCCCAAACGGTATTGATGATGGAACGCCTCAGTATTTCCGCAGCTACAACCGAACAAGCGGCCAAATGTCTAATTCAGTATTTCTCGGCTTTGGCGATAATCCATACACAGAGACACCGGATAATCACAATGGGCCTTCTCTCATTGTTGATGATGCCGGCAAGCTGATCCTCTTGAGCGGTGCTCATCAAGACGAACTGTTTACATACACTACAAATGCTCCCGTCCTGGGCTTTGATCAGAATGGCGTTGACCCTTCTCTTACTAATTCTTGGGGAAGTGCAGTTTCTATCTACGACAAGTATCAATGGGACGCCGGGCTGACATATTTGGGATTTTTGAAAGACCAAGTTGGTCAGGACGGATGGTGTTTGGCCACGAGAGACCTCTCTAGGAGAGACGGAACCATGCGTCGCACCTTGGCGATCATTCAAAATGGCGTGGAGTTGGGAGATATCGTTGTTCCAGATTGGTCTCGATACTCTATTTTCTACCACCGCCTGACTCAGGATAAGCTTGGACGCCTGTTCTTATCCTACTTCTCATTCACTTCTCAAATGGAGGGTGCCGATAGGGATGCTTACATCAACAAG
- a CDS encoding polysaccharide lyase family 8 super-sandwich domain-containing protein, with amino-acid sequence MAFQTLSLFSDSIEDEALIAQRVLDYRINTGTSEDDSTQWLLNSVLSNIDRHTETVEEILLDTDRYPNGFVFKSPILRIGQKKEFPERDLEIKELRDALNSLQYLAQAYAMPSTTSVANPYYQNLELKDIILNALERAYQLGVNEKAHVPHFFPTEEDIAFIKSRPEDESHLSAISLRLFGYYHTVLLMADDLMEAGLLDKHAKTCVRLYSQIFREIGEPIYGMNCPAPDPSLTHYVNTDELIKFEAYVFPLVAILIKNGMYSEATELLHEVNQVLDQSLMPTEAWNGGFKRSGLGFHHSNAYLPVYTGSALAMSSKMVNILHGTEYEVREEVYDNLRNAAMMARVIMNRSVAPVSITGRFGSNNVSTNTASPYLIALLYLAYLPDEEPDRELLSAYARWTDSEEDLQENILPDFLYGGRSAIASSMPYVLHDQSIEDQDLLAISPEGKPQGHWVFPETYLSIHRRDEWMASVKGRGRYVWNAEEGPGQNVYGQQVSDGALLIYSQGSPIISHVGSGYQLDSGWDWYRWPGTTTIHHPMEWASGEEVARTSERLGHNHYYNSEKQRIFSNESIAGGTSLDGQGAFAMRFVDIPLFGGYKTSNLSAYKSYFFFDNKIILLGSDIRGGNREDRVNTTLFQNYLGSDAQNTNENSGDVKVNGVSFDEMSSIGDFGQFKKRLRGPVTITDAFNNGYYIPYNERVFLKMGDQGSLLTQGQRREMSYGYYATCWIDHGIDPEEDDYEVMVLVNGANSIDDVLENPDEYYRVHQNDFRAHVVYDPVSEITGYAIFNGKLREQIADESLALKRSDRPVLAMTRITESGHLELAVTDPDMGWLEDYEVATYDLVVDGLHTRKSVPSQVTLTLNGQWNGELSYDLIAIEAERETTKVSVRCYDGQPTLIQLVEE; translated from the coding sequence ATGGCTTTTCAAACACTATCTTTATTCTCAGATAGTATTGAAGATGAGGCGCTTATTGCTCAAAGAGTCCTCGATTATCGCATCAATACGGGAACATCCGAAGATGACAGCACTCAATGGCTGCTCAACAGCGTTTTGTCGAATATTGATCGCCACACTGAAACGGTTGAGGAAATTCTACTGGATACGGACAGATACCCCAATGGCTTTGTATTCAAAAGTCCCATTTTGCGGATCGGTCAGAAAAAAGAATTTCCCGAAAGAGATTTGGAGATCAAAGAGCTGCGTGACGCACTCAATTCTCTTCAATATCTAGCTCAGGCCTATGCGATGCCATCGACGACGTCTGTTGCGAATCCGTATTATCAAAATCTGGAATTGAAGGATATCATTCTAAATGCGCTTGAGCGCGCATATCAACTCGGGGTAAACGAAAAAGCGCATGTCCCTCATTTTTTTCCAACCGAGGAGGACATTGCTTTTATAAAAAGCCGCCCAGAAGACGAAAGTCATCTTTCGGCGATTAGCCTGAGGTTATTTGGTTACTACCATACTGTATTGCTGATGGCAGATGATCTAATGGAGGCAGGTTTGCTCGATAAACATGCCAAGACATGTGTACGTTTATATAGTCAGATCTTCCGAGAGATTGGTGAGCCTATTTACGGAATGAATTGCCCGGCGCCTGATCCTTCATTGACCCACTATGTTAATACTGATGAGCTGATTAAGTTTGAAGCCTATGTATTCCCATTGGTCGCCATTCTTATTAAAAATGGTATGTATTCCGAGGCGACAGAGCTGCTCCACGAGGTTAATCAAGTATTGGACCAGTCTCTGATGCCCACTGAGGCGTGGAATGGTGGTTTCAAGCGTAGTGGTCTTGGCTTTCATCACTCTAATGCCTATCTTCCGGTCTATACCGGTAGCGCTTTGGCAATGTCATCGAAGATGGTCAATATCCTGCACGGTACTGAATACGAGGTAAGGGAGGAGGTTTATGACAACCTTCGCAATGCTGCGATGATGGCGCGTGTAATCATGAATCGCTCTGTCGCGCCCGTATCGATTACGGGACGCTTTGGCTCTAATAATGTGTCCACAAATACAGCGAGCCCTTACCTGATTGCTTTACTCTACCTAGCCTACCTTCCAGATGAGGAGCCAGATCGTGAGCTTCTGTCCGCATACGCCCGTTGGACAGACTCAGAAGAGGATCTTCAGGAGAATATTCTTCCGGACTTTCTTTACGGAGGCCGGTCGGCAATCGCCTCGTCGATGCCTTACGTGCTGCATGATCAATCTATAGAGGATCAAGACCTTTTAGCGATCAGCCCGGAAGGAAAACCGCAAGGCCACTGGGTGTTTCCTGAAACCTATTTGTCGATCCATCGCCGTGATGAGTGGATGGCATCAGTCAAGGGTAGGGGGCGCTACGTTTGGAATGCGGAAGAGGGTCCAGGGCAAAATGTCTACGGTCAACAAGTCAGCGATGGAGCTCTGCTTATCTACAGCCAGGGAAGTCCGATCATCTCACATGTAGGCAGTGGATATCAGCTCGATTCCGGATGGGACTGGTATCGATGGCCCGGTACTACAACAATACACCATCCTATGGAATGGGCGTCCGGTGAGGAAGTCGCGCGGACAAGTGAACGTCTCGGGCACAATCACTACTATAATTCTGAAAAACAGCGTATCTTCAGTAACGAATCAATTGCGGGTGGAACCAGCCTCGACGGTCAAGGGGCCTTCGCCATGCGCTTCGTAGACATTCCTCTTTTTGGAGGATACAAGACCTCCAACCTGTCGGCTTACAAAAGCTATTTCTTTTTTGATAATAAGATTATCCTCTTGGGAAGCGATATCCGTGGTGGTAATCGTGAAGATCGCGTCAATACGACATTGTTTCAAAACTACCTGGGCAGTGATGCGCAGAATACGAACGAAAACTCGGGAGACGTAAAAGTTAATGGCGTTTCTTTTGATGAAATGTCTTCCATAGGAGACTTTGGTCAGTTCAAAAAACGTTTGAGGGGCCCTGTTACAATTACTGATGCTTTCAATAATGGATACTATATTCCGTACAACGAGAGAGTCTTTCTCAAAATGGGTGATCAGGGCAGCCTGCTCACTCAAGGTCAGCGTAGGGAGATGAGCTATGGCTACTATGCAACATGCTGGATCGATCATGGGATTGACCCCGAGGAAGATGATTATGAGGTCATGGTTCTCGTAAATGGCGCGAATTCGATAGATGATGTCCTGGAGAATCCGGATGAATATTACCGTGTCCATCAAAATGATTTTCGTGCTCACGTTGTTTACGATCCAGTATCTGAGATAACAGGCTACGCCATATTCAATGGGAAGTTACGAGAGCAGATCGCTGACGAGAGCCTTGCACTCAAACGTAGCGACCGTCCAGTGCTTGCAATGACGCGTATCACTGAATCAGGTCATCTGGAACTGGCTGTGACCGATCCAGACATGGGGTGGTTGGAAGATTACGAAGTCGCAACCTACGACCTCGTGGTTGATGGATTACATACGCGTAAATCCGTTCCCAGTCAGGTCACTCTAACCCTCAACGGGCAGTGGAATGGTGAGCTCAGCTATGACCTTATTGCGATTGAAGCAGAGAGAGAAACAACGAAGGTTTCCGTTCGATGCTATGACGGACAGCCGACTCTTATTCAACTAGTCGAGGAGTGA
- a CDS encoding polysaccharide lyase family 8 super-sandwich domain-containing protein gives MKRQLAAIAFLLLASGLFFTACQRSEEPNVTGSPSVENIDDSDTAVSDVSQVFQPTDTREWFERLRDRMVNKHIGGGEYEIKEGELGYDIYLNSVNGARRMADSALSNFSSYQIVVDGDGQIEDAIPLENKNFNQLMKDFYGLGLALHIYPTKETEAKARAFIKWLQWANFQPEDMNHWYLATLGRSFLLFHGVLDDSDLDFAISHLFGSEHDEGKGLINKIIHIARNGSDGYNDGMRNADVLRAHGEFVFCGVLLLPDTTEEELSYKEEKWLSVLDSISYALTPSPGIRGFLKPDYTGSHHFYAYTSAYVSEAALSLAAMVQFLKETPWQFRADQLEWLQGYVQNLFFYSHHDHVPLGLSGRFFSNDSNAKRYELLPVAVWLNDEPDPELLQVFANTYREDLATTYNPTYRLNQVGFPAYSFALAKSLQEVERLGIEPEVIEGVRSYPFMPGMAKRRDNWVAFVKGMNNYFWSYEGGITATNPQAIFGIYKSHGALEIRYIDPKNPTSGDTVNPLLRKGMDMSHRSGATVPYRTDEDMINDQVDSRLQINSTAVGGAELDEEWGVFMFDLANTPKQMKDRGFRARKSYFFFRDYIVMIGDSIESDGEYPIYTTLFQTDISQSDPQSDPIFVNSAIPVTQMDYETVVSSTLRGTAIVDTDSTGYYIPAGERVNVSIKEVDWRVSDWVKGQRGGPERQEYALNLPSESAFRAIAWIDHGRNPAGSNYEYAIMPGVNYEKMAQLRDLQDDGKIYRVIENSDRAHIVYDNIQGVWSYALYSDYESQSDNPLKAVSIAEALPHESENVRANEGYAVILRTEGDLMDLSVSYLDLRMREGFRATFGSGPTERLDNASAPIILSVTVEGNWQLDEINPAVVGIETEGSTTRLLIRCQNGISQKVSLSRAF, from the coding sequence ATGAAAAGACAACTAGCGGCAATTGCCTTCCTTCTGCTTGCGAGCGGGCTTTTTTTTACAGCGTGTCAAAGATCAGAAGAACCGAATGTAACGGGATCTCCATCCGTTGAAAACATAGATGATTCCGACACTGCAGTGTCTGATGTGAGTCAAGTTTTTCAGCCGACTGACACTCGAGAATGGTTTGAGCGACTAAGAGACAGGATGGTTAATAAACACATCGGAGGAGGCGAATACGAGATTAAGGAAGGGGAGCTCGGCTACGACATTTACCTGAACTCGGTAAACGGCGCGAGACGGATGGCAGATTCAGCTCTATCAAACTTTTCTTCCTATCAGATCGTAGTTGATGGGGACGGTCAAATCGAAGATGCGATACCGCTTGAAAATAAGAATTTCAATCAGTTGATGAAAGATTTCTATGGTCTTGGCCTAGCACTCCATATTTACCCGACTAAAGAAACAGAAGCAAAAGCACGTGCCTTTATAAAATGGCTGCAGTGGGCAAATTTTCAACCCGAAGATATGAATCACTGGTATTTGGCGACCTTGGGCCGATCCTTCCTTCTATTCCACGGTGTGTTGGATGATTCTGATTTGGATTTCGCGATCAGTCATCTGTTCGGATCCGAGCACGACGAAGGTAAAGGTCTCATTAATAAAATCATTCATATCGCGCGGAATGGATCTGACGGCTACAATGACGGTATGCGTAATGCCGATGTCCTGCGTGCCCACGGTGAATTTGTTTTTTGCGGCGTTTTACTTTTGCCGGATACGACCGAGGAGGAGTTGAGCTATAAGGAAGAGAAATGGCTGTCTGTTCTGGATAGCATCTCGTATGCACTGACACCGAGTCCTGGAATCCGGGGCTTCCTCAAGCCGGATTACACCGGATCGCACCATTTCTATGCCTACACGTCGGCATATGTCAGCGAGGCCGCTCTATCTTTGGCTGCGATGGTTCAATTTCTAAAAGAAACGCCCTGGCAGTTTCGTGCTGATCAGCTCGAATGGCTGCAAGGCTATGTTCAAAATCTATTTTTCTATTCTCACCATGATCATGTCCCTCTTGGGCTATCGGGAAGGTTCTTCTCAAACGATTCGAATGCGAAGCGTTATGAATTGCTGCCAGTTGCAGTATGGTTGAACGACGAACCAGATCCAGAGCTTCTTCAGGTATTTGCGAACACCTATCGGGAAGATTTGGCGACTACGTACAATCCAACATATCGCCTGAATCAGGTCGGATTTCCCGCTTACAGCTTTGCCCTTGCAAAGAGCCTGCAGGAAGTTGAACGACTCGGAATTGAGCCCGAGGTGATCGAAGGTGTACGTTCGTATCCTTTCATGCCCGGAATGGCCAAGCGCCGTGATAATTGGGTTGCCTTTGTCAAAGGGATGAACAACTACTTTTGGAGCTACGAAGGGGGAATTACAGCTACAAACCCACAGGCAATTTTTGGCATCTACAAGAGCCATGGAGCACTAGAGATTCGTTACATCGACCCGAAAAACCCTACTTCTGGAGATACTGTCAACCCGCTTCTCAGAAAAGGGATGGACATGAGTCATCGTTCGGGGGCCACTGTCCCTTATCGTACTGATGAAGATATGATCAACGACCAGGTTGACTCTCGCCTTCAAATAAACTCAACTGCAGTAGGAGGTGCCGAGCTTGACGAAGAGTGGGGTGTCTTCATGTTTGATCTGGCCAATACACCGAAACAGATGAAAGATCGCGGTTTCCGGGCCAGAAAAAGCTACTTCTTTTTTCGGGATTATATCGTTATGATTGGTGATAGCATAGAATCAGATGGCGAGTATCCTATCTATACGACTTTGTTTCAAACTGATATCAGTCAGTCGGACCCACAGAGTGACCCAATCTTTGTGAACTCGGCGATCCCTGTTACACAAATGGATTACGAGACGGTGGTCTCATCAACACTCAGAGGTACCGCGATCGTAGACACAGATAGTACAGGTTATTACATCCCGGCTGGGGAACGGGTAAATGTTTCAATAAAGGAAGTGGATTGGAGAGTGAGCGATTGGGTCAAAGGACAGAGAGGTGGCCCTGAGCGGCAAGAATATGCACTCAATTTGCCGTCGGAAAGTGCTTTCAGAGCCATCGCGTGGATTGACCACGGGCGAAACCCTGCTGGTAGTAATTATGAGTACGCCATCATGCCCGGAGTGAATTACGAGAAGATGGCTCAGCTTCGTGATCTCCAAGATGATGGTAAAATTTATCGCGTGATCGAAAATAGCGACCGTGCGCATATCGTTTATGACAATATCCAAGGAGTATGGTCATACGCTCTTTACAGTGATTACGAGTCACAATCGGACAATCCTCTTAAAGCAGTCAGCATTGCGGAAGCATTGCCGCATGAGAGTGAAAATGTTCGCGCCAACGAAGGCTATGCAGTCATCCTCAGGACCGAGGGAGACCTGATGGATCTTTCGGTTAGTTATCTGGATCTTCGTATGAGAGAAGGATTTCGAGCTACATTTGGCTCAGGGCCAACTGAACGTTTGGATAATGCGAGCGCACCTATAATTCTATCAGTTACCGTAGAGGGTAACTGGCAGCTTGACGAAATAAATCCGGCTGTGGTCGGAATCGAAACCGAAGGAAGCACAACACGACTGCTCATACGTTGCCAAAATGGTATTAGCCAGAAGGTGAGTCTCTCAAGAGCATTTTAA
- a CDS encoding sialate O-acetylesterase, with product MELKQIFLIVFALLFVFESHAVDVYIVAGQSNAWNISNIKPSKTGTPSNNLLYFFGKGCVDEPVESKLRVFDGVSPNSRGYGLASSLLEITEGDVVLIEYARCGAPIGDKTQWYPGDNPSSGMLNENGLYNKFLMYYDHAKSTFLRMHPDEEWNLKALFWMQGEGDSNRKEWTDNYEVNLENLILRFRSDFGDNLPIIAGYIREVSHRPIKAPLINKAMDAVAANDPLFYMVESRDLEFRTKENGEDVHFSDKGSRELGVRMVNAFCESTEGALPAK from the coding sequence ATGGAATTGAAGCAGATCTTTTTAATTGTTTTTGCACTTTTGTTTGTATTCGAGTCTCATGCAGTCGATGTATACATCGTTGCCGGACAGTCTAATGCATGGAATATCAGCAACATAAAACCCTCTAAAACTGGCACTCCGAGCAATAACTTACTCTATTTTTTTGGTAAGGGTTGCGTGGATGAACCTGTAGAATCGAAACTTAGAGTATTTGATGGGGTATCACCGAATTCGCGAGGATATGGTTTAGCATCGAGTCTCTTGGAAATAACTGAAGGCGATGTCGTATTGATTGAATACGCGAGATGTGGAGCTCCAATAGGTGACAAGACACAGTGGTATCCTGGTGACAATCCATCTAGCGGTATGCTTAATGAAAACGGCCTCTACAATAAGTTTTTAATGTATTATGATCACGCGAAATCCACTTTTCTAAGAATGCATCCAGATGAGGAATGGAACCTTAAGGCTCTGTTTTGGATGCAGGGAGAAGGTGACTCAAATCGAAAAGAGTGGACTGACAACTATGAGGTTAATCTGGAGAATTTGATACTCAGATTTCGTTCAGACTTTGGAGATAATCTGCCTATAATCGCTGGATACATTAGAGAAGTTAGCCACCGACCTATTAAAGCTCCCTTAATCAATAAAGCGATGGATGCGGTTGCGGCTAATGATCCTCTTTTTTACATGGTAGAATCGCGCGACCTCGAATTCAGAACCAAGGAAAATGGAGAAGACGTTCATTTTAGCGATAAGGGCTCGCGTGAGCTAGGTGTTAGGATGGTCAATGCATTTTGTGAAAGCACGGAGGGCGCACTTCCCGCAAAATAA
- a CDS encoding SGNH/GDSL hydrolase family protein, with amino-acid sequence MIRKMNALGLVLITMLPFVADAAFPSTFRSRPGKATDLEAIVEQGALHLSATVQSEVIEPEKSPRIGSAESPIRVFDPPQGSTGIRFWVKGDTVDDYATVSLRSPEGNVLARGYEAGFLVSDEWQEVVLYWGDFIQNNKPWGGGATGELATTNQYLKIDDMSHIAWGRGFVFHKFDRYDWELSVRDVEFITSPDSRSVPEVFAKGLEHTRERIQEGEDLNILLLGDSITDFGKDRNYAHFAIESFGDDYTGNLTISNCGIAGHSARAGSIILERSLMEMPDPNLVIIFYGANDCKAVAKMGLTPEDFQAQIERLIDLVRIKTGGQADILLISGVPRLDKERQSSTGDVENISDGIIAAASSRQTGLLDTLDVYLDIEADERVEFYRDTIHQNEAGQQFIGELLSQKLQSSNRKF; translated from the coding sequence ATGATAAGAAAAATGAATGCCTTGGGGCTTGTCTTAATCACGATGCTGCCATTTGTAGCGGATGCTGCTTTTCCATCTACATTTCGGTCGCGGCCGGGTAAAGCAACTGACCTGGAAGCTATTGTGGAGCAGGGTGCACTGCATCTTTCAGCCACTGTCCAGTCTGAAGTGATCGAACCAGAGAAGTCGCCGAGAATCGGTTCTGCCGAATCACCAATTAGAGTATTCGATCCACCGCAAGGTTCAACAGGTATCCGTTTTTGGGTAAAAGGCGATACGGTAGATGACTATGCCACAGTCTCACTTCGGTCCCCCGAAGGTAATGTATTGGCGCGTGGCTATGAGGCGGGTTTCCTCGTGAGTGACGAGTGGCAGGAAGTCGTTCTCTATTGGGGTGATTTCATTCAAAACAATAAGCCTTGGGGAGGAGGCGCGACAGGTGAGTTAGCAACCACTAACCAATATTTGAAAATTGATGATATGTCTCATATCGCTTGGGGGCGCGGATTCGTATTTCATAAGTTTGACCGTTACGACTGGGAGCTCTCAGTTCGAGATGTTGAATTCATTACCAGTCCCGACAGTCGCAGTGTGCCCGAGGTATTCGCGAAAGGTCTTGAGCATACCCGCGAACGTATTCAAGAAGGGGAGGATCTGAATATACTCTTGTTGGGAGATTCGATTACCGACTTTGGCAAAGATCGGAACTACGCTCACTTTGCAATAGAATCTTTTGGTGACGACTACACTGGCAACCTTACCATATCGAATTGTGGAATTGCAGGGCATTCAGCCAGGGCAGGATCGATAATCCTGGAACGTTCATTGATGGAAATGCCTGACCCGAATCTAGTAATTATATTTTATGGTGCCAACGACTGTAAGGCGGTTGCTAAAATGGGACTTACTCCGGAAGACTTTCAGGCACAGATTGAGCGCCTTATCGATTTAGTGCGGATCAAAACAGGAGGGCAGGCAGATATTCTTCTTATATCAGGCGTACCGCGCTTAGATAAAGAAAGGCAGTCATCAACAGGTGATGTTGAAAACATCAGCGATGGTATCATTGCTGCAGCAAGTTCCAGGCAAACTGGCCTGTTGGATACACTTGACGTCTATCTTGATATTGAAGCCGACGAACGGGTGGAATTCTACAGAGATACAATTCATCAGAACGAGGCAGGCCAACAATTTATTGGCGAATTGCTTAGCCAAAAATTACAAAGCTCGAATCGTAAGTTTTGA